One Thermomicrobiales bacterium genomic region harbors:
- a CDS encoding orotidine 5'-phosphate decarboxylase / HUMPS family protein yields the protein MTARRPKLQVAIDTLTVDEAIALAASLRGVVDLIEAGTPFIKRYGVGVIPQLSAASGLPVVADLKIVDGGPFEAQLAVDAGAALVTVLATAADATVSGVVEVAHAGGLEVVADLLGVHDVAQRVGQLERLGVDYMGVHAGTDARLAGGTDLMSEIGLVTAISTMKLVVAGGLNANSLPGVLEYHPAIVVVGSSIAGADDPVAAASRIQSVIDG from the coding sequence TTGACAGCTCGACGACCAAAACTCCAAGTCGCCATCGATACGTTGACCGTCGATGAGGCGATCGCGCTGGCGGCGTCGCTGCGTGGCGTGGTCGATCTGATCGAGGCGGGCACACCGTTTATCAAACGTTACGGTGTTGGAGTGATTCCGCAGTTGAGCGCTGCTTCCGGACTTCCGGTCGTGGCCGATCTCAAGATCGTCGATGGCGGTCCGTTCGAGGCGCAGCTGGCGGTCGATGCCGGGGCGGCATTGGTGACGGTGCTGGCCACGGCTGCCGATGCCACGGTGTCCGGAGTCGTCGAGGTAGCGCATGCGGGCGGGCTCGAAGTCGTTGCCGATCTGCTCGGGGTCCATGATGTCGCGCAGCGGGTCGGGCAGCTGGAGCGGCTGGGCGTCGACTATATGGGCGTGCATGCTGGCACTGACGCGCGGTTGGCGGGCGGAACCGATCTGATGTCCGAGATCGGACTGGTGACTGCTATCTCCACGATGAAACTCGTCGTGGCCGGTGGGTTGAACGCGAATTCGCTGCCTGGTGTGCTCGAGTATCACCCGGCCATCGTGGTGGTCGGGTCGTCTATCGCTGGAGCGGACGATCCGGTCGCGGCCGCGTCCCGGATTCAGAGCGTGATCGATGGCTGA
- a CDS encoding MarR family transcriptional regulator: MQNVAMVEEIVELMPVIGRGLYATLMNDRGISGLTLPQVKALIYLYNNGERSMGELASGLAVSLPSASELVDRLIERGLVEKSVDPSDRRRVLVALTEPAIGYGRRIHDLRREQAQAALASIPPDERECFLRSIRALAAVFDPGIVTNSPTPT, translated from the coding sequence ATGCAGAACGTCGCGATGGTCGAGGAAATCGTCGAGCTCATGCCGGTCATCGGGCGCGGTCTCTACGCCACGTTGATGAACGATCGGGGCATCAGCGGACTGACGCTTCCGCAAGTCAAAGCGCTGATCTATCTCTACAACAACGGTGAGCGATCGATGGGGGAACTGGCTAGTGGTTTGGCGGTATCGTTGCCGTCGGCCTCGGAACTGGTCGACCGCCTGATCGAGCGGGGATTGGTCGAGAAGTCAGTCGATCCGTCCGATCGTCGCCGGGTGCTCGTCGCGTTGACCGAACCGGCGATTGGATACGGTCGCCGGATTCACGATCTGCGCCGGGAGCAGGCACAGGCGGCGTTGGCGTCTATACCGCCGGATGAGCGGGAGTGCTTTCTACGGTCGATTCGCGCGCTGGCCGCTGTTTTCGATCCAGGGATCGTAACCAATTCGCCAACGCCCACGTAG
- a CDS encoding alpha/beta fold hydrolase has product MQVPVDHSQPDGEQISLRLGRVPALDPNTREGALLLIPGGPGAGINEMLAGAWGMRSAHHVDEFRERYDVVTFDPRGIGQSNPIRCDPDLVPPVSQPTDEAPSEADWVALAATNGEFYASCFEATGNLMAHLSAQDTAGDIELIRQALGEDQGLIAYAGSYGSAYAAAYLEQFGDHARAMVLDGVVDHSIDMATFMTRNVLAVQDAFDRFSAWCAADDACALHGQDVGAVFDEVVSLEPVTKTIVPQMLAGGADPNAGWALIAQMLAEVQQGDRTTLEALTGVVGLASSSADPWVVAGKNGLFSGVLCSSFGPQEDYASLLAAWEAVAQLAPRFAWKFWDGTPLAHGTAGTGDCAGWPLAASNPPHPLQIAPNSKVLVANPTHDPATALANALSVWGQIPQARLLLADVDGHQSLLLSQCAYETMASFIDDPTSLSSTTLCPA; this is encoded by the coding sequence TTGCAAGTTCCCGTTGATCACAGTCAGCCGGACGGCGAGCAGATCAGCCTGCGCCTCGGACGCGTGCCGGCGCTCGACCCCAACACGCGAGAAGGGGCCCTGCTCCTGATTCCGGGGGGACCGGGCGCGGGCATCAACGAGATGCTGGCCGGCGCCTGGGGTATGCGCTCCGCCCATCATGTCGACGAGTTTCGCGAACGCTACGACGTGGTCACCTTCGATCCGCGCGGCATCGGCCAGAGCAACCCCATTCGCTGCGATCCCGATCTCGTTCCGCCTGTCTCGCAACCGACCGATGAAGCTCCTTCTGAAGCGGATTGGGTCGCGCTGGCCGCGACAAATGGGGAGTTCTACGCAAGCTGCTTCGAGGCGACCGGCAACCTGATGGCACATCTGTCGGCGCAGGACACCGCCGGGGATATCGAACTGATCCGCCAGGCGTTGGGCGAAGATCAGGGATTGATCGCCTATGCGGGCTCCTATGGCAGCGCCTATGCCGCCGCGTATCTGGAGCAATTTGGCGACCATGCGCGGGCAATGGTGCTCGATGGGGTGGTAGACCACAGCATCGATATGGCGACCTTCATGACGCGCAATGTGCTGGCGGTGCAAGATGCATTCGATCGGTTCAGCGCCTGGTGCGCCGCAGATGACGCGTGCGCGCTTCACGGGCAAGACGTTGGAGCGGTTTTCGATGAAGTCGTCTCGCTGGAGCCAGTGACCAAAACGATCGTGCCGCAGATGCTGGCGGGTGGCGCCGATCCGAATGCGGGTTGGGCGCTCATCGCTCAAATGCTGGCCGAAGTGCAGCAAGGCGACCGCACGACGCTGGAAGCCCTGACGGGCGTTGTGGGGCTGGCGAGCTCATCGGCCGATCCGTGGGTCGTGGCCGGGAAGAACGGTCTCTTCTCCGGGGTACTGTGTTCGAGTTTCGGTCCGCAAGAGGACTATGCGTCGCTGCTGGCTGCGTGGGAAGCGGTTGCGCAATTGGCGCCGCGGTTCGCCTGGAAGTTCTGGGACGGCACTCCGCTGGCGCACGGCACAGCCGGCACCGGAGATTGCGCCGGTTGGCCACTGGCAGCATCGAACCCACCCCATCCCCTGCAGATCGCGCCGAATTCGAAGGTCCTCGTGGCAAATCCCACCCACGACCCGGCCACGGCGTTGGCCAATGCGCTCTCGGTCTGGGGGCAGATCCCGCAGGCACGTCTGCTGCTGGCCGATGTCGACGGCCATCAAAGCCTGCTCCTTTCGCAATGCGCCTATGAGACCATGGCGAGCTTTATCGACGACCCAACGTCGCTTTCGTCGACAACCCTCTGTCCAGCCTGA
- a CDS encoding glucose-6-phosphate isomerase family protein, with the protein MTTLDLTALSGLPIAIDLETGHLADLTGEMFWEGPGQRRFGDLRAVVATPEAVAASADTVAYFTYRDVRLADESGLGQDGLRYDVTVTLPGEVGGEFVKTAGHYHALDSNGVSWPEIYDVLAGEAAFVLQRAAGDPAGDPAVDRAIVIVAEPGDRVVIPPDYGHVTVNIGTTPLVVADLVAAASTNHYQGYAARRGGAIRIMAVPGEDDAFEAEWNHAYPEVDDGIEVVAAADLDPFHPGTPLYTLGVEHPELVAFLTNPTMSRISL; encoded by the coding sequence ATGACAACGCTCGATCTCACAGCTCTAAGCGGCCTTCCGATCGCCATCGACCTGGAGACAGGTCATCTCGCTGATTTGACGGGAGAGATGTTCTGGGAGGGTCCCGGGCAGCGCCGTTTCGGCGATCTGCGCGCGGTGGTCGCCACGCCGGAGGCGGTCGCCGCGAGTGCGGACACGGTGGCCTATTTCACCTATCGTGATGTGCGATTGGCGGACGAATCGGGCCTGGGGCAAGACGGGTTGCGCTATGACGTGACAGTGACGTTGCCAGGCGAGGTCGGTGGTGAGTTCGTGAAGACGGCCGGGCACTATCACGCGCTGGATAGCAATGGGGTGAGCTGGCCGGAGATCTATGACGTGCTGGCTGGCGAGGCGGCCTTCGTCCTGCAACGCGCGGCGGGCGACCCGGCAGGCGATCCGGCGGTGGATCGCGCGATCGTGATCGTCGCCGAGCCGGGCGATCGGGTCGTCATACCGCCTGATTATGGTCATGTCACGGTCAATATCGGCACGACGCCATTGGTGGTCGCCGACCTGGTGGCCGCCGCATCCACGAATCACTATCAGGGGTATGCCGCGCGCCGGGGTGGCGCGATACGCATCATGGCTGTGCCCGGTGAGGACGATGCCTTCGAAGCGGAGTGGAACCACGCGTATCCCGAGGTAGACGACGGGATCGAGGTCGTTGCAGCCGCTGATCTGGATCCTTTCCATCCGGGCACCCCGCTCTACACGCTCGGCGTCGAACATCCGGAACTGGTCGCGTTTCTCACCAACCCCACCATGAGTCGAATCTCGCTCTAG
- the hxlB gene encoding 6-phospho-3-hexuloisomerase yields the protein MADRLAFHDEAAEILAEQVEAIARVDDAAVRGLLEAIDRAQRVFLLGEGRSGLVGRMFAMRLMHLGNQAFVVGETTTPSIAEGDLLIAISGSGETGAVVMMAESARTTGAQVAAVTANAESRLAGLADPIVLLPTQHKLQGSSSRQYGGSLFEQTTLLLFETMVSMLAAGEAATGYASLAKRHANLE from the coding sequence ATGGCTGACCGGTTGGCGTTTCACGACGAGGCTGCCGAGATTTTGGCCGAACAGGTCGAAGCGATCGCCCGCGTGGACGATGCCGCTGTGCGCGGACTGCTGGAGGCGATCGATCGCGCGCAGCGTGTGTTCCTGCTGGGTGAAGGGCGCTCCGGATTGGTGGGGCGGATGTTCGCCATGCGCCTGATGCATCTTGGGAACCAGGCGTTCGTGGTTGGAGAGACCACGACACCGTCTATCGCAGAAGGCGACTTGCTCATCGCCATTTCCGGTTCGGGAGAGACGGGCGCGGTGGTCATGATGGCCGAGAGCGCGAGAACAACGGGCGCGCAGGTCGCCGCGGTGACGGCGAATGCGGAAAGCCGTCTCGCTGGATTGGCCGATCCGATCGTGCTGCTGCCAACCCAACACAAACTCCAGGGCTCCAGTTCACGCCAGTATGGCGGGAGCCTTTTCGAGCAGACGACGCTTCTCCTCTTCGAAACCATGGTCTCGATGCTGGCCGCCGGCGAGGCCGCGACCGGCTACGCATCGCTCGCGAAACGGCATGCCAACCTCGAATGA